The proteins below come from a single Staphylococcus sp. MI 10-1553 genomic window:
- a CDS encoding phosphoglycerate kinase: MAKKDVTNVELKDKVVLVRADFNVPMKDGEITNDNRIVQALPTLKYIIEQGGKVVVFSHLGKVKEESDKEKLSLAPVAKRLSEKLGQDVQFIPETRGEKLESAIQSLNAGDVLMFENTRFEDVDGKKESKNDSELGRYWASLGDIFVNDAFGTAHREHASNVGISTHLETVAGFLMEKEIKFIGGVVENPNKPVVAILGGAKVSDKIGVIENLLNIADKVLIGGGMAYTFLKAQGKEIGLSLLEADKIDFAKDLLERASDQIVLPVDAKVAKEFSNDAQITTVSIDDIPEDQEAMDIGLETVALFREQLKGAHTVVWNGPMGVFEFSNFAQGTIGVCEAIAELQDATTIIGGGDSAAAAMQLGFEDDFTHISTGGGASLEYLEGKELPGIKAIANL, from the coding sequence ATGGCAAAAAAGGATGTCACAAATGTTGAATTAAAGGATAAGGTTGTTCTTGTACGTGCGGATTTCAATGTTCCTATGAAAGACGGCGAAATCACGAACGACAACCGTATCGTTCAAGCATTGCCAACTTTAAAGTACATCATTGAGCAAGGTGGGAAAGTGGTAGTATTCTCACACTTAGGTAAAGTGAAAGAAGAAAGTGACAAAGAGAAACTTTCATTGGCACCTGTTGCAAAACGTTTATCAGAGAAATTAGGTCAAGATGTCCAATTTATTCCTGAAACACGTGGCGAAAAATTAGAATCTGCTATCCAATCATTAAATGCAGGCGATGTGTTGATGTTTGAAAACACACGTTTTGAAGATGTTGATGGTAAGAAAGAGTCTAAAAATGACAGTGAATTAGGTCGCTATTGGGCGTCACTTGGCGATATTTTCGTTAATGATGCATTCGGTACAGCACACCGTGAACACGCGTCAAACGTTGGTATTTCAACACATTTAGAAACAGTTGCTGGATTTTTAATGGAAAAAGAAATTAAATTTATCGGCGGCGTTGTTGAAAATCCAAACAAACCTGTTGTTGCCATCCTTGGTGGTGCGAAAGTTTCTGATAAAATCGGTGTCATCGAAAACCTATTAAATATCGCTGACAAAGTGCTTATCGGTGGCGGTATGGCGTACACATTCTTAAAAGCACAAGGCAAAGAAATTGGGCTTTCATTACTTGAAGCGGATAAAATTGACTTCGCGAAAGATTTATTAGAACGTGCAAGTGATCAAATCGTATTACCAGTTGATGCGAAAGTTGCGAAAGAATTCTCAAACGATGCACAAATTACAACAGTTTCTATTGACGACATTCCTGAAGACCAAGAAGCAATGGATATCGGCCTTGAGACAGTCGCACTTTTTAGAGAACAATTAAAAGGTGCACATACAGTGGTATGGAATGGACCAATGGGTGTGTTCGAATTTAGTAATTTTGCACAAGGAACGATTGGTGTTTGTGAGGCGATTGCTGAACTGCAAGATGCGACAACAATTATCGGTGGTGGCGATTCTGCAGCAGCGGCAATGCAACTTGGCTTTGAAGATGACTTCACGCACATTTCTACAGGTGGCGGTGCGTCATTAGAATACTTAGAAGGTAAAGAATTACCAGGCATTAAAGCAATTGCAAATCTATAA
- a CDS encoding TIGR01777 family oxidoreductase → MKRYLITGGTGMVGRALVEQLTRSNETMIYILTRSDRTSQQHNVHYINWNKDGWEEEVPHIDIVINLAGATLNQRWTTKHQQLMMTSRIQATRALFDLFKQRDQTPDVLFNASAMGYYPPSETAVYTETYQTTPHDLLSEIVYQWERQATLFGQLGTRVICGRFGLILSRNGGALPMMALPYRFFVGGRVGNGRQWYSWIHLSDLVRAIQFLIQAPEASGPYNLSAPAPETQHQFGKALGSTMHRPHYTWVPALMLRLVLGKMSTLILDTQYMVPQRISDLGFQFDYPTLPSALKDLYSK, encoded by the coding sequence ATGAAACGTTATTTAATTACAGGTGGCACCGGTATGGTTGGACGTGCTTTAGTTGAACAACTTACGCGCTCTAATGAAACGATGATCTATATCCTAACAAGAAGTGATAGAACTTCACAACAACACAATGTACATTATATTAATTGGAACAAGGACGGTTGGGAGGAAGAAGTCCCACACATTGACATTGTCATTAATTTGGCAGGCGCAACATTAAATCAACGTTGGACAACTAAGCATCAGCAGCTTATGATGACAAGTCGTATTCAAGCAACACGCGCGCTGTTTGACTTATTTAAACAACGAGACCAAACACCGGATGTCCTATTTAATGCAAGTGCTATGGGGTATTACCCGCCATCAGAAACAGCTGTTTATACTGAAACGTATCAGACGACACCCCATGATTTATTGTCAGAAATCGTGTATCAATGGGAAAGACAAGCGACACTGTTTGGACAGCTTGGCACACGGGTCATCTGTGGGCGCTTTGGACTTATTCTATCTCGTAACGGCGGCGCACTTCCAATGATGGCACTGCCTTATCGTTTCTTTGTAGGTGGACGCGTTGGTAATGGACGTCAATGGTATTCATGGATTCATTTGTCAGATTTAGTGCGTGCCATTCAATTTCTCATTCAGGCTCCCGAAGCATCAGGACCATATAATTTATCAGCACCGGCACCTGAAACACAACATCAATTCGGCAAAGCTTTAGGAAGCACCATGCATCGACCACATTACACTTGGGTACCTGCATTGATGCTACGTCTTGTGCTTGGTAAAATGTCGACGCTCATACTCGATACACAATATATGGTGCCACAAAGAATATCAGACTTAGGATTTCAATTTGACTATCCGACCTTGCCGTCAGCCTTAAAAGATTTATATTCAAAGTAA
- the tpiA gene encoding triose-phosphate isomerase, whose translation MRKPIIAGNWKMNKTVQEAKDFVQALPALPDTNEVEAVICAPTIQLDALISLTKENVAPGLKIGAQNTYFEDSGAFTGETSPVALEALGVSYVVIGHSERRDLFHETDEDINKKAHAVFNHNMTPIICVGESDEERESGKANEIVEVQVEQALKGLSDEQIKQVVIAYEPIWAIGTGKSSTAKDANEMCAAVRQKIAKLTSDEVAQATRIQYGGSVKPGNIKEYMAETDIDGALVGGASLKVEDYTQLLEGAK comes from the coding sequence GTGAGAAAACCAATCATCGCAGGTAACTGGAAAATGAACAAAACTGTACAAGAAGCGAAAGATTTTGTACAAGCGTTACCAGCATTACCAGATACAAATGAAGTTGAGGCAGTGATTTGTGCACCTACAATTCAACTTGATGCACTTATTTCATTAACAAAAGAAAATGTTGCGCCAGGTCTTAAAATCGGTGCGCAAAACACTTATTTTGAAGACAGTGGTGCGTTCACAGGGGAAACATCTCCAGTCGCATTAGAAGCATTAGGTGTGAGCTACGTTGTTATCGGTCACTCTGAACGTCGTGACTTATTCCACGAAACAGATGAAGACATTAATAAAAAAGCCCATGCAGTATTTAACCACAACATGACGCCAATCATCTGTGTAGGTGAATCAGATGAAGAACGTGAAAGTGGTAAAGCGAACGAAATCGTTGAAGTACAAGTAGAACAAGCGTTAAAAGGTTTATCAGATGAACAAATTAAACAAGTTGTTATCGCATACGAACCCATTTGGGCTATTGGTACAGGTAAATCTTCAACAGCGAAGGATGCGAACGAAATGTGTGCAGCTGTTCGTCAAAAAATCGCGAAATTAACAAGTGATGAAGTGGCACAAGCAACACGTATTCAATATGGTGGTAGTGTAAAACCAGGCAATATCAAAGAATATATGGCTGAAACCGATATTGATGGCGCATTAGTTGGTGGCGCATCACTTAAAGTAGAAGATTATACTCAATTGTTAGAAGGTGCAAAATAA
- the gap gene encoding type I glyceraldehyde-3-phosphate dehydrogenase, whose protein sequence is MAVKVAINGFGRIGRLAFRRIQDVENIDVVAVNDLTDDDMLAHLLKYDSTQGRFTEEVEVIDGGFRVNGKEVKSFSEPEPKNLPWGELDIDVVLECTGFFTEKEKAEAHIEAGAKKVLISAPAKGDLKTVVYNVNHEILDGTETVVSGASCTTNSLAPVAKTLQDNFGIVEGLMTTIHAYTGDQNTLDAPHRKGDKRRARAAAENIIPNSTGAAKAIGLVIPEIDGKLDGGAQRVPVATGSLTELTVVLEKEVSVEEVNKVMREATNESFGYIEDEIVSSDVIGMTFGALFDATQTRVMTVGDRQLVKVASWYDNEMSYTAQLVRTLEYLASQSK, encoded by the coding sequence ATGGCAGTAAAAGTAGCAATTAACGGATTTGGTAGAATTGGTCGTTTAGCATTTAGAAGAATTCAAGATGTGGAAAATATCGACGTTGTAGCAGTAAACGATTTAACAGACGACGATATGCTTGCACACTTATTAAAATATGACTCAACTCAAGGTCGTTTTACTGAAGAAGTAGAAGTAATTGACGGTGGTTTCCGTGTAAATGGTAAAGAAGTGAAATCATTCTCTGAACCAGAACCTAAAAACTTACCATGGGGCGAGTTAGACATCGACGTCGTATTAGAATGTACTGGTTTCTTCACTGAAAAAGAAAAAGCTGAAGCACACATCGAAGCAGGTGCGAAAAAAGTATTAATTTCTGCACCAGCTAAAGGTGACCTTAAAACAGTTGTATATAACGTTAACCACGAAATTTTAGATGGTACTGAAACAGTTGTTTCTGGTGCTTCATGTACAACTAACTCATTAGCACCTGTTGCAAAAACTTTACAAGACAACTTTGGTATCGTTGAAGGTTTAATGACAACAATTCACGCTTACACTGGTGACCAAAACACATTAGACGCACCTCACAGAAAAGGTGACAAACGACGCGCGCGTGCAGCTGCTGAAAACATTATCCCTAACTCAACTGGTGCTGCAAAAGCAATCGGTTTAGTTATTCCTGAAATCGATGGTAAATTAGACGGTGGTGCACAACGTGTTCCTGTAGCAACTGGTTCATTAACTGAATTAACAGTTGTATTAGAAAAAGAAGTTTCAGTTGAAGAAGTAAACAAAGTGATGAGAGAAGCAACTAACGAATCATTCGGTTACATTGAAGACGAAATCGTATCTTCTGACGTTATCGGTATGACATTCGGTGCTTTATTCGACGCAACTCAAACACGTGTTATGACTGTTGGCGACCGTCAATTAGTTAAAGTTGCATCTTGGTACGACAATGAAATGTCATACACTGCGCAATTAGTTCGTACTTTAGAATATTTAGCAAGCCAATCTAAATAA
- the clpP gene encoding ATP-dependent Clp endopeptidase proteolytic subunit ClpP produces MNLIPTVIETTNRGERAYDIYSRLLKDRIIMLGSAIDDNVANSIVSQLLFLQAQDAEKDIYLYINSPGGSVTAGFAIYDTIQHIKPDVQTICIGMAASMGSFLLAAGAKGKRFALPNAEVMIHQPLGGAQGQATEIEIAAKHILRTRERLNKILSERTGQPIEKIEKDTDRDNFLTAQEAKEYGLIDEVMEPEKA; encoded by the coding sequence ATGAATTTAATTCCTACAGTTATTGAAACGACAAACCGCGGTGAACGTGCATACGATATTTATTCACGTTTATTGAAAGACCGTATCATCATGTTAGGTTCAGCGATTGATGATAACGTGGCAAACTCAATCGTATCACAATTATTATTCTTACAAGCACAAGACGCGGAGAAAGATATTTATTTATATATTAATTCACCTGGTGGTAGTGTGACAGCTGGTTTTGCGATTTACGATACGATTCAACACATTAAACCAGATGTACAAACAATCTGTATCGGTATGGCAGCATCAATGGGATCATTTTTATTAGCTGCAGGTGCAAAAGGTAAACGTTTCGCATTACCAAACGCAGAAGTGATGATTCACCAACCACTTGGCGGTGCACAAGGTCAAGCGACTGAAATCGAAATCGCAGCGAAACACATTTTAAGAACACGAGAAAGATTAAACAAAATCTTATCAGAACGTACTGGTCAACCGATTGAAAAAATCGAAAAAGATACAGATCGTGATAACTTCTTAACTGCTCAAGAAGCGAAAGAATACGGTTTAATCGATGAAGTGATGGAGCCTGAAAAAGCTTAA
- the eno gene encoding surface-displayed alpha-enolase, with protein MPIITDVYAREVLDSRGNPTVEVEVLTESGAFGRALVPSGASTGEHEAVELRDGDADRYLGKGVEKAVENVNEIIAPELIEGEFSVLEQVSIDKMMIQLDGTANKGKLGANAILGVSIAVARAAADFLGQPLYKYLGGFNATVLPTPMMNIVNGGSHSDAPIAFQEFMILPVGAESFKEALRWGAEVFHALAKILKKRGLVTAVGDEGGFAPKFEGTEDGVETILEAIKAAGLEPGKDVFLGFDCASSEFYENGIYDYTKFEGENAAKLTAEEQVDYLEQLVNKYPIITIEDGMDENDWEGWKLLTERIGDRVQLVGDDLFVTNTEILSKGIEQGIGNSILIKVNQIGTLTETFEAIEMAQKAGYTAVVSHRSGETEDTTIADIAVATNAGQIKTGSLSRTDRIAKYNQLLRIEDDLYETAKYEGLQSFYNLSK; from the coding sequence ATGCCAATTATTACTGATGTATACGCTCGCGAAGTATTAGACTCACGCGGTAACCCTACAGTTGAGGTAGAAGTATTAACAGAAAGTGGTGCGTTCGGTCGCGCATTAGTGCCATCAGGTGCATCAACTGGTGAACACGAAGCCGTAGAATTACGTGACGGCGATGCGGATCGTTACTTAGGTAAAGGTGTAGAAAAAGCAGTTGAAAACGTAAACGAAATAATTGCACCAGAATTAATCGAAGGCGAGTTCTCAGTATTAGAACAAGTTTCAATCGATAAAATGATGATTCAATTAGATGGTACTGCAAACAAAGGTAAATTAGGTGCCAATGCGATTTTAGGTGTTTCTATTGCAGTTGCGCGTGCAGCAGCAGACTTCTTAGGTCAACCTTTATACAAATATTTAGGTGGATTCAATGCAACAGTATTACCAACACCAATGATGAACATTGTTAACGGTGGTTCTCACTCAGACGCACCAATCGCATTCCAAGAGTTCATGATTTTGCCAGTGGGTGCTGAGTCGTTCAAAGAAGCTTTACGTTGGGGCGCTGAAGTATTCCACGCATTAGCTAAAATCTTGAAAAAACGCGGTTTAGTGACTGCAGTAGGTGATGAAGGTGGATTCGCGCCTAAATTCGAAGGGACTGAAGATGGCGTAGAAACAATTCTTGAAGCAATCAAAGCAGCTGGTTTAGAGCCAGGTAAAGACGTATTCTTAGGTTTTGACTGTGCATCATCTGAGTTTTATGAAAACGGTATATATGACTACACTAAATTTGAAGGTGAAAATGCAGCGAAACTGACTGCTGAAGAACAAGTAGACTACTTAGAACAACTTGTTAACAAATACCCAATCATTACTATTGAAGATGGTATGGACGAAAACGACTGGGAAGGTTGGAAGTTATTAACTGAACGTATCGGTGACCGTGTTCAATTAGTAGGTGACGACTTATTCGTAACAAACACTGAAATCTTATCTAAAGGTATCGAGCAAGGTATCGGTAACTCAATCTTAATCAAAGTCAACCAAATCGGTACTTTAACTGAAACATTTGAAGCAATCGAAATGGCACAAAAAGCAGGTTACACTGCAGTTGTATCACACCGTTCAGGTGAAACAGAAGATACAACAATTGCTGACATCGCTGTTGCAACAAATGCTGGACAAATCAAAACAGGTTCATTATCACGTACAGACCGTATTGCGAAATACAACCAATTGTTACGTATTGAAGATGACCTTTACGAAACAGCTAAATATGAAGGTTTACAATCATTCTACAACTTAAGCAAATAA
- a CDS encoding DUF4887 domain-containing protein encodes MSAPKPNEHDTRNVKPNKKKRRLLGFLSVIVILLLLGGLVFAIFSFVDQSHRGNERLKEKSIEEQKEKREAEIKKEKERKEREEREKERSIEAAQAEQERSIEAARQAEIEAARQARLEWQRQQQQQQREKAAEARKSKSTTEEEKDDSDSEATEEEPETKEERTTEEATTEEPKTTQPKPSTEQRSSQEGQTGQSQSSERSTTERSTAPQQSSESPSKARNGDES; translated from the coding sequence ATGTCAGCACCAAAACCAAATGAGCATGATACCCGCAATGTGAAACCTAATAAGAAAAAGAGACGTTTACTAGGCTTTTTAAGTGTCATCGTTATTCTATTATTGCTCGGGGGATTAGTCTTTGCCATTTTTTCATTTGTCGATCAATCGCACAGAGGGAATGAACGTTTAAAAGAGAAGTCCATTGAAGAACAAAAGGAAAAACGTGAAGCAGAAATCAAAAAAGAAAAAGAACGAAAAGAACGTGAAGAACGAGAAAAAGAACGAAGCATTGAAGCGGCTCAAGCTGAACAAGAGCGGTCCATTGAAGCCGCACGTCAAGCAGAAATAGAAGCCGCACGTCAAGCGCGACTCGAATGGCAACGTCAACAACAGCAGCAACAAAGAGAAAAAGCCGCAGAAGCTCGAAAATCGAAGTCAACAACGGAAGAAGAGAAAGACGACAGCGATAGTGAAGCAACGGAAGAGGAACCTGAAACAAAAGAGGAACGTACAACGGAAGAGGCAACGACAGAAGAACCGAAAACGACACAACCCAAACCTTCAACTGAGCAACGTTCATCTCAAGAAGGACAAACAGGTCAATCACAGTCTAGCGAGCGCTCAACAACTGAAAGAAGTACTGCACCACAACAGAGTTCAGAATCACCTTCAAAAGCGCGCAATGGTGACGAGTCATAA
- the gpmI gene encoding 2,3-bisphosphoglycerate-independent phosphoglycerate mutase, translated as MAKKPTALIILDGFANREEVHGNAVKQAHKPNFDRYYEKYPTTQIEASGLDVGLPEGQMGNSEVGHMNIGAGRIVYQSLTRINKSIEDGDFFDNDVLNKAMDHALNNNSALHIFGLLSDGGVHSHYKHLFALLELAKRKNLTKVYVHAFLDGRDVDQKSALKYIDETEEKFKALGVGQFASVSGRYYAMDRDKRWDREQKAYDAIRGFSDVTYASAREGVQTNYDNNLTDEFVEPFIVENQNNGVNDGDAVIFYNFRPDRAGQMSEIFTSKAFDGFEVERVNDLFYATFTKYNDQVDSAVVFEKVDLKNTIGEVAQDNGLVQLRIAETEKYPHVTYFMNGGQNEEFEGERRILINSPKVATYDLKPEMSAYEVRDALLQELDKGELDLIILNFANPDMVGHSGMLEPTIKAIEAVDECLGDVVDKILDMDGQAIITADHGNSDEVLTDDDQPMTTHTTNPVPVIITKEGITLRETGRLGDLAPTLLDLLNIKQPEDMTGESLIQH; from the coding sequence ATGGCAAAAAAACCTACAGCGCTTATTATTCTTGATGGGTTTGCAAATCGAGAAGAAGTACACGGCAATGCTGTAAAACAAGCGCATAAACCAAACTTTGATCGCTACTATGAGAAGTATCCTACGACTCAAATTGAAGCAAGTGGTTTAGATGTGGGACTTCCTGAAGGACAAATGGGGAATTCAGAAGTGGGCCATATGAACATTGGTGCTGGACGTATTGTGTACCAAAGCTTAACACGTATCAATAAGTCTATTGAAGATGGCGACTTTTTCGATAATGACGTCTTAAACAAAGCAATGGATCATGCATTAAACAATAATAGTGCATTACACATCTTTGGTTTACTTTCTGATGGTGGTGTACACAGTCATTACAAACATTTATTCGCGTTGTTAGAATTAGCGAAACGTAAAAACTTAACAAAAGTTTATGTACACGCATTTCTAGATGGTCGTGACGTTGATCAAAAATCTGCTTTAAAATATATCGACGAAACAGAAGAGAAATTTAAAGCATTAGGTGTGGGCCAATTTGCGTCTGTATCAGGACGTTACTACGCGATGGACCGTGATAAACGTTGGGATCGTGAACAAAAAGCCTACGATGCGATTCGCGGATTCAGTGATGTGACATACGCATCAGCGCGTGAAGGTGTTCAAACAAACTATGACAACAATTTGACTGACGAATTTGTTGAACCGTTTATAGTTGAAAACCAAAACAATGGTGTGAACGATGGCGATGCAGTGATTTTCTACAACTTCAGACCAGACCGCGCAGGCCAAATGTCTGAAATCTTCACAAGCAAAGCATTCGACGGTTTTGAAGTTGAGCGCGTAAATGATTTATTCTATGCGACATTTACAAAATACAATGATCAAGTAGATTCAGCAGTTGTATTTGAAAAAGTAGACTTGAAAAATACAATTGGTGAAGTGGCACAAGACAATGGTTTAGTCCAATTACGTATTGCTGAAACTGAAAAATATCCACACGTGACTTACTTTATGAATGGTGGACAAAATGAAGAGTTCGAAGGTGAACGTCGTATTTTGATTAATTCACCTAAAGTCGCAACGTATGACTTAAAACCTGAAATGAGTGCTTACGAAGTGCGTGATGCATTACTTCAAGAGTTGGATAAAGGCGAGTTAGACTTGATTATCCTTAACTTTGCGAACCCTGACATGGTAGGTCACAGTGGGATGTTAGAGCCAACGATCAAAGCGATTGAGGCGGTAGATGAATGTTTAGGTGACGTCGTTGATAAAATCTTAGACATGGACGGTCAAGCCATTATTACAGCGGACCATGGTAACTCAGATGAAGTATTAACAGATGACGATCAACCGATGACAACACATACAACAAACCCAGTGCCTGTCATTATAACAAAAGAAGGCATCACATTACGTGAAACGGGTCGTCTCGGTGATTTAGCACCAACATTACTTGATTTATTAAACATCAAACAACCTGAAGATATGACGGGTGAATCATTAATTCAACATTAA
- a CDS encoding sugar-binding transcriptional regulator — protein sequence MERMIHVQQKIVPDLIDKMHRRFSILTTIQKYQPVGRRTLSELLNITERVLRSETDLLKQQELISVKSTGMTLTSQGLDVVSQLNEYFDQYTDYHRLAQSIKSTYQLDEVHVIPGDSDKDSNVKVELGRIAGQLLEKQLYDHAIVSVTGGSTMASVSDAMSHLPFQVLFVPARGGLGQNVIFQANTICSRMAQRTGGSYTTLYVPEQVSELTYQNLMKEPSVIQTLDKIRESQFTIHGIGDALKMAKRRQSPPEVIEKLQHHFAVGEAFGYYFDQQGQIIHRVKTIGIQLEEAQSKTHIFAVAGGESKGLAIKAYLKMATPNTVLITDEAAAKVITREKFVENKK from the coding sequence ATGGAACGTATGATTCATGTTCAACAAAAAATTGTGCCTGACTTGATAGACAAAATGCATCGACGTTTTTCTATTCTAACAACGATTCAAAAATATCAACCGGTTGGGCGGCGGACTTTAAGTGAGTTGCTCAACATAACTGAGCGTGTATTACGTTCAGAAACAGATTTATTGAAGCAGCAAGAATTGATATCTGTAAAATCGACAGGTATGACATTGACTTCTCAAGGTTTAGATGTTGTCTCGCAGCTGAATGAATATTTCGATCAGTATACAGACTATCATCGCCTCGCACAATCCATCAAATCGACATATCAACTCGATGAAGTTCATGTGATTCCTGGTGATAGTGATAAAGATTCAAACGTTAAAGTAGAATTAGGTCGCATCGCTGGACAGCTTCTTGAAAAGCAACTGTATGACCATGCTATTGTGTCAGTAACAGGTGGCTCTACTATGGCATCGGTAAGTGACGCAATGTCTCATTTGCCTTTCCAAGTACTCTTTGTGCCAGCACGTGGCGGTCTCGGTCAAAATGTCATCTTTCAAGCGAACACAATTTGTTCTCGTATGGCTCAAAGGACAGGTGGTAGTTACACAACGTTATATGTGCCTGAACAAGTGAGTGAATTGACCTATCAAAATTTAATGAAAGAACCTTCAGTGATTCAAACGCTGGATAAAATACGTGAATCACAATTTACAATACACGGCATTGGTGATGCGCTGAAAATGGCGAAGAGAAGACAATCGCCACCAGAAGTCATAGAAAAACTTCAACATCATTTTGCTGTGGGTGAAGCGTTTGGTTATTATTTTGATCAACAAGGCCAAATTATTCACAGAGTTAAAACGATTGGTATTCAACTTGAAGAAGCGCAATCAAAAACACATATTTTTGCTGTAGCTGGCGGAGAATCCAAAGGGCTTGCGATTAAAGCTTATCTTAAGATGGCGACACCTAATACGGTGTTGATTACAGATGAAGCTGCGGCGAAAGTGATCACAAGGGAAAAGTTTGTTGAAAATAAAAAGTGA